Part of the Oncorhynchus mykiss isolate Arlee chromosome 12, USDA_OmykA_1.1, whole genome shotgun sequence genome, ccaaaaccgccataaaaaagccagacaatggtttgcaactgcacatgaggacaaatatcgtactttttggagaaatgtcttctggtctgatgaaacaaaaatagaactgtttggccataatgaccattgtcatgtttggaggaaaaagggggaggcttgcaagccgaagaacaccatcccaaccgtgaagcacggaggtggcagcatcatgttgtgggggtgccttgctgcaggagggactggtgcacttcacaaaacagatggcatcatgaggaaataaaatgatgtgtatatattgaagcaaaatctcacgacatcagtcaggaagttgcaaatgggtcttccaaatggacaatgaccccaagcatacttccaaagttgtggcaaaatggctcgaggacaaccaagtcaaggtaatggagtggctgtcataaagccctgaccacaatcctatagaaaatttgtgagcagaactgaaaaagagtgtgcgtgtaagaaggcctacaaacctgattcagttacaccagctctatcaagATGAATAGgataaaattcacccaacttaccgtaggaagcttgtggaagcccccccgaaacgtttgacctaagttaaacaatttaaaggcaacgctaccaaatactaattgagtgtatgtatacttctgacccacttggaatgtgatgaaagtaaatgctgaaataaataattctctctgctattattcggacatttcacattcttaaactgaagtggtgatcctatctgacctaaaacagggattattttactaggattaaatgtcaggaattgtgaaaaacttagtttaaatgtatttggctgaggtgtatgtaaacgtccgacttcaaccatatatatatatatatatatatatatatatatatatatatatatatatatatatatatatatatataatatatattttttacctgatTTTGGAGATTCTCCCTTGACCGCATGTTCATATTAGGCGACCACACAATATGTCGTTACCCCTAGTTTGGGAACAgctgcatacagtgccttgcgaaagtattcggcccccttgaactttgcgaccttttgccacatttcaggcttcaaacataaagatataaaactgtatttttttgtgaagaatcaacaacaagtgggacacaatcatgaagtggaacgacatttcttggatatttcaaacttttttaacatatcaaaaactgaaaaattgggggtgcaaaattattcagcccctttactttcagtgcagcaaactctctccagaagttcagtgaggatctctgaatgatccaatgttgacctaaatgactaatgatgataaatacaatccacctgtgtgtaatcaagtctccgtataaatgcacctgcactgtgatagtctcagaggtacgttaaaagcgcagagagcgtcatgaagaacaaggaacacaccaggcaggtccgagatactgttgtgaagaagtttaaagccggatttggatacaaaaagatttcccaagctttaaacatcccaaggagcactgtgcaagcgataatattgaaatggaaggagtatcagaccactgcaaatctaccaagacctggccgtccctctaaactttcagctcatacaaggagaagactgatcagagatgcagccaagaggcccatgatcactctggatgaactgcagagatctacagctgaggtgggagactctgtccataggacaacaatcagtcatatattgcacaaatctggcctttatggaagagtggcaagaagaaagccatttcttaaagatatccataaaaagtgtagtttaaagtttgccacaagccacctgggagacacaccaaaaatgtggaagaaggtgctctggtcagatgaaaccaaaattgaactttttggcaacaatgcaaaacgttatgtttggcgtaaaagcaacacagctgaacacaccatccccactgtcaaacatggtggtggcagcatcatggtttgggcctgcttttcttcagcagggacagggaagatggttcaaattgatgggaagatggatggagccaaatacaggaccattctggaagaaaacctgatggagtctgcaaaagacctgagactgggacggagatttgtcttccaacaagacaatgatccaaaacataaagcaaaatctacaatggaatggttcaaaaataaacatatccaggtgttagaatggccaagtcaaagtccagacctgaatccaatcgagaatctgtggaaagaactgaaaactgctgttcacaaatgctctccatccaacctcactgagctcgagctgttttgcaagaaggaatgggaaaaaatgtcagtctctcgatgtgcaaaactgatagacataccccaagcgacttacagctgtaatcacagcaaaaggtgacgctacaaagtattaacttaagggggctgaataattttgcacgcccaatttttcagtttttgatttgttaaaaaagtttgaaatatccaataaatgtcgttccacttcatgattgtgtcccacttgttgttgattcttcacaaaaaaatacagttttatatctttatgtttgaagcctgaaatgtggcaaaaggtcgcaaagttcaagggggccgaatactttcgcaaggcactgtatatagtataaTTTACCCTACTCATAGGATAACATAAATACCTCTTTGTCTTACTTGTTTTTTCTTCATGCTCGAGTCAATCTGTATCGCCAAAGTTCAGCACTATAGCCTGAATTacatttaaaagtaatttccgattgagcctaCATATGCAGAGTTTACGTGCTGCAGTCTCCACTCATGTGGGAACATTGCTTTTAAGTTTCTATTGCGTTACGCATTGAATCGAGCCTTTACTATTTGAGTTACGTAATAGACAACGATGTAGAATCTCATATGATACTGGAATTAAATGGTATTTCTCTCCACTACGAGTGCTTTATTTATTCTGTCAGCAGGACCAATTTACAACTGTACCTTCATGTTTATAATAGCAAACACCACTGTCAATTGGACTTCGGTATAAGCCCATCTTGGATATAATACCCTCAAATAACTCTCCTTGTTCAAAGATTTACAGCATTTACAGCACAAAGGTTGTGTCTAAATCTGCCTGTTGTCCTTCCTTGTCCTCTCAGGTGCAGCAACCATGTttgaccacctcctcctcctgagccccatcctcctgttcctccctctggTCATCACTGTCCCGTCCCCCGGAGGTGCCCCTCCTACCCCCTGCCGCCGCTGCTGTGACGACCTGGAGCTACAGAAAGGCCCCCCAGCCCCTCAGACGGGGGACCAAAAGAGTGGCCTGAACCAGATGCCTGAAGTCCGCACCTACATCAACATGACTATCCTCAAAGGTGCGCCTGGATTGTGCCTTTACACCTGCAATACACATAGCTTGATCCCAGGTCTCTTTGTGTTGTTTTGCCAACTCCTACGGTGGTTGTCATTCCAAAGACTAAACAGTTTGCCAAACATCACAAAAAGATCCGGGACCAGGCTATACTGTACCCACTGactgaatttgatttgatttgattggattatGATTATGTGTATTCCAATCCAAGGCTTCCTTTCATTGCTGTAAGAAATGTTCTCCAGTCAGTGGACTAGAGGCTAAAATGTCTGCTGCTATTTCAGAACATTAACCTGGCACTGAACTTGCTTATGTGGCTGAAAACATGTCCAAAAACGTAacagtttgtgcgtgtgtgtgtgtgtgtgtgtgtgtgtgtgtgctcaccagAGAGTATGACCTGGCTTGGAAAAACATGCTGTGGCCTTCCAAAAATAAAGTAGCAGAAAAAAATATCCTGTGAAAGATAAGCATAACTCCGGAACCCTAAATTCTCATATACTGAATGGGCTACAATTATGAGAAGTCTGGAGTGACTCTAAGTTTACGTAACATTCCTATCTGGAGAAAATCATAAACCATATATCTACACATAGTCTTCTATGATCCATGTTGTACTGACTTTAATCTCAACATTACCCCATTTGGACCTTTAGTCTACATTACTGTGTCATAGCTCTCTAAGGACTCATGTGCTGTATATTCTCCATCTTGCCTCACAGGGGACAAGGGAAACCGCGGGGACAGGGGTACGCCTGGGAAATCTGGTGAGGAAGGCGCTACTGGATCCCGAGGGCCAATGGGCCCCAAAGGAACCAAGGGCCAGGTGGGCCCCCCAGGGGACCCCTGCAAGACCCAGGAAGCAGCCTTCTCAGTGGGGCGTCGCAAGTCCCTCCACAGCGTGGACTACTACCAGGCCCTGGTGTTCGACACAGAGTTCGTCAACCTCCATGGCCACTTCGACATGTTCAAAGGAAAGTTCAACTGCTATGTCCCTGGGATCTACTTCTTCAATGTCAACATCCACACCTGGAACTTTAAGGAGACCTACCTGCACATAATGAGGAATGACAAGGAGCAGGCCATCGTGTACGCCCAGCCCAGCGAGAGGTCCATCATGCAGAGCCAGAGCCTTATGTTGCCCCTTGAGCTCAATGACGAGGTGTGGGTCCGGCTGtacaagagggagagggagaacgcTGTGTATAGTGACGATGTGGATGTCTACATCACCTTCAACGGATACCTCATCAAGCCCACCCTGGAGTGAGATGACCTGCTGGGACGTGTTCAGTAGGCACTAAAACAGGAAGAAAACGCTCTAAGCAGTGCCAAACGGGAAGGTATTATATGGACTTGTCCAGGAAGAAATGCTTGTTTTCtttttccgttgcaaaatgtttaaaatgttttgatacggtgtgccctaatgaacaccatCCCCAACTGACATGAAGGGAGGGGGCTAGAGGTCAGAGTTCAGGAGGTTCCGATTGGAAGAGGGGCCTCTTTATGCAGGGTTACTCATTGATGCACACACCTACTTTTAAGTGCCTTTATACGCTGCAAAGGGATACTGGGGGCTTGTAAGGTAATGACTCCATGTACATATCCATAGACTCCTTGTCACCTgtattgaaaaatatatattattagaTGTATATGCTCACAAGGATGCTGGGAGGGAAAGACCTATGACACACGGAAAGAGATGTCCCCTTAAAGACACAAACCCCTTTATAAACATCTGGCTGTAATGGATTTCAATGTTGGTTGTTAGCTTTATTCGGAGTTGTCACAGTGAACTGACACACATTGAAGTGCTTTGAAACCATGAGTGATGCAAGAAAGCCTGGTTGTCTTCCCAAACTCCCAGATTGGTGCTATGCCTTAATACTGTCATTTGTCTCAGATGTTTTGTCTGGACACTAGTCTAGTTTGTatgctgttttttttgtctggTAAATCTGTTCATAAGGTCCTGATATTTTCCAGCTGGATATCAGTTGCACAGTGGGTATAAATGAAAAAGACTACGGTAGTCATTACAGTAGGCACATTTGATCTCACAAGTCCAAATAAGAATAATATGATAATAGTTCAACAGGGATCCCTTGGTAACAGGATACAGAAATGTTATTTACAGTTTGGTGCTGTTTTTGTTTGGTCTTATCTAATCAGAACCTAATGTGGCAAACTAACAGTGCCAGctggaatagggtaccattgcACCATTCAATTAGGGTTGACATGGATCAAGTATTCAATTGCACAAAGAAGTCCTCTGAAGTAGAAAGATGAATTGATTGATTCCAACAGTTCTCTTGGCAGTATTTCCTTCAATGACAGCAGCTGGGATAAGTCTTGTGAGATTTGGCGCCTTGCCAAATTCGCCTTGCTGAATTTGAATTTTTATGGAAATATCAGAGTTTCCTTGTGTGATACTATTTTGCCAGGTACTCTGAAAAGTGATGGCGGGAAACACAGTAAGACTCCAACAGTAACATTACTTCAGGAAATAGAGCATTTCTGAGGCTAAAGTCAACACAAGTCCTGTTGCCAGGAGTAGCCTTCAGCCTTTTGCTGAAATGACCTACATAATAGATGGTGCTAAAACATCCTTCAATCGTTTTAAAATCACACTGTAATGTGTGGTTTTACTGCAGGTTTAtcaatgtctgtgtgagagtTAGAGATGGGCTTTACAGGTATGTAAAAAGGAGGGGGGCTGTTTTTGTAAAGATTCAAAACAGGATGTCAGAGGGTGCAGGTGAGTTTCCTCTAGTCAGTCATCCAGACACAGCTCAACCCTCATATCACATGCAGAAGGGAGTCCAGAGATCAAACAAAGATAAACTGTTGATCAAAGGGCTGATTAAGTGCAAAGACACAGAGAGTGAATGAAGGACTAAGCAAGACTTTTATATTTGGAACTGAATTGCAAATATAATTCTATATGTGTTTAATGGTGTGACAGACGGTTGCTTTTCAATGGAATGGAAAAAAAAGTGCAAGCTTTCCAAAACCCTTCCAAGTTCTTACAGTACTGTGGCCCTCATAAACCAATTCCTAACCATGCAGGTCAATGCTTTTAACAACAGTTGCATCCTTCAGCCAAGTTCAAACCTCTTCTCACAGCACTTCCTTGAATGTTGTTTTTGTGTCAGAATGGGGAATGGTTTGATAGGAAGTTAGCTTTGAGAAGCTGGCCATTCAGGGGTGAACTTTTAATTTAGAAAGTTAGCTAGTAGACACAGGTGTAGAGATGTCACAATTCGAGAACTATTCTTCCTTTACTCATGACAAAATGCTCCAATGAATTCAAAGCTGTTTTGCTGTTCAAGTTACTTGATTGTTTGTCTCCTTATGGTGCTAAATAATGTACAAAAAGGTGCTACATTATATTTAGTTTTATAATTCAAATAAATGTACATATTCTGCTTGAACATGGATGACATATGACCAATACATATTTTACATGAACTTTGCAAACCTTTGTTAATAAAGATATTGACACATCTTTGTCTCAACCTCAAGCTTGATTGTTCCACACATCTGTCAAACAGTTGCAGTCGAGCAAGGAAAGGTACACAAGAGAAGAGGTCAACGCCCACTGTACATGTCTTCATAATTCAACAACCTCCATTGTTATATGACCTATCATCTGTTCTTATGAGTGTTGAGGGATTATTGTATCCTTCTGCCAAAGGCAATAAAAATATAATGGTTGGATGGTCCGGTTAGTACGCTAGAGTGGAGTTCATGTGGGCAACCTCCCAAATCTCTATGTCACAAGAACGCCCTTGAAATAACTAGGGCCTCCTTTGGACATAGACAACACAGCAATGACAACATATTTCATGATTGTTTTGATGACGCATTATGGAGCATTCATATCCTTCTCTATAGTTTAGTTGACTGAGACATTAGTGGTTTAAATGACACCCGACAGACCACACTGGGCAGGCGTTCCCTCTTTGGTCTGGTTTTCTATGTGTTGTCCCAAGGAGCACATACTTTCCTCTTGCCTTAATACAAGTCttccaccacaccacaacactcaCTCAGCCAAGACACACACAATAAGCATTTTAGGGGGTTTTCTTGGTTCAATCTGCAGTGTTGGCCAGCTACACCCTGTCCTCAAACCACAGCCCATTCCACTGCTGTTGTAATGGGGGCTATAAATTTGCCTAATATGTACAAACTCACTGCTTGGCAATGGCATGCTATGGTGTCCATCTGCCACACAGACTCCTCTCAAGCAGGACTCCACCTGACTTGATCTTCTGTAGtatagttggtagagcatggtgtttgcaatgccaggatagcgggtttgattcccgggaccacatACGTGAAAGGTCTTGGCCATAGTACTGTAATCTAAGTGCATGTGATAGTCAAATGTATGCTGTAAATCCCATGTCTACGGTAACCACAAGTAGAGCTCATAAACAGGTGCCAGACCGCAATTGTAGTAAGGCGACATCCCAAATGGCAGTGGTGTaatgtacttaagtaaaaatagggtgtatctgtactgtacttaactatttacatatttttaaataataataataattcgaGTTTACaccacctggtattcccaggcggtctcgcATCCAAGTACTAACTAGGCCCGACGGTACAGCCAC contains:
- the c1qtnf6a gene encoding complement C1q tumor necrosis factor-related protein 1, with product MFDHLLLLSPILLFLPLVITVPSPGGAPPTPCRRCCDDLELQKGPPAPQTGDQKSGLNQMPEVRTYINMTILKGDKGNRGDRGTPGKSGEEGATGSRGPMGPKGTKGQVGPPGDPCKTQEAAFSVGRRKSLHSVDYYQALVFDTEFVNLHGHFDMFKGKFNCYVPGIYFFNVNIHTWNFKETYLHIMRNDKEQAIVYAQPSERSIMQSQSLMLPLELNDEVWVRLYKRERENAVYSDDVDVYITFNGYLIKPTLE